The region agcaagGCTAGTCGCGAAGGGATACtctcaagaagaaggaatagattttgatgagacttttgccccagttgcaagacttgaagcgattcgaattttcctagcctacgctgcatacaagaatttcacggtttatcaaatggacgtgaaaagtgcattccttaatggcttacttgaagaggaagtatatgttgaacaaccaccGGGATTTGagattcgaaatgagcatgatgggtgagcTAAATTACTTTCTTGGACTGCAAGTCAAACAATCGAAGGAAGGTATATTCATTAATCAAGCCAAATACACAAGAGATcttatcaagaaatttggcttagaaggaaaACGTTCAGTCAAAATTCCAATGAGCACATCTCTCAAACTGGACAAGGATGAAGAAGGCAAAGATGTTGATCAAACGAAGtatcgaggaatgattggatctttgctatacctcactgcAAGTAGACCCGATATATCTTATTTAGTAGGTGTATGTGCGAGATTCCAATCTCAGCCCAAAGAGTCTCATTTTCTTGCGACCAAGAAAATTATTCGTTACTTCAAAAGCACTATCAAcgttggattatggtatccaaaaGAAGGTAACTTTGAACTAACAGGattttcagatgcagattttgcaggttgcaaaattgatagaaaaagtacctcagggacgtgccagttcttagggggaaggttagtttcttggtttagtaagaaacaaaactccattgctacaagcacagccgaagcagaatatatcgcagcagggagttgttgtgcacaaattttatggatgaaacAACAGTTAAAGGATTATGGAATTAATTGCGATGATGTTAGTATTTTTTGTGACAATACTAGTGCAATCGCGATTACCCAAAATCCTGTACTTCATTCACGAACCAAGCACATTGACGTAAGACACCATTTCATCCGGGATCACATCGAAAAGAAAGATCTAAAGATCGAGTACATACCcacagaaaatcaaattgcggACATCCTTACAAAACCTTTATGCGAATCAAGATTCATTACTCTAAGGCATGAAATGGGCATGATTGAATTGAGCTAAGTATCTAAATTTTAATCTCTAATTATAGCTCAAGTATATGATTTTATTCGTATGTGACGTtgcatatatttatatgttatataagtGTGTTTTGTGATTAATTCTTGTCGCATTTCATGATtggatatgtatatatatattttttttttgtgcatgcTCCGTAATCCTTACGTTTGTTTGTTTAAAGTTTGATTTCTTGTAccaaatcattttcttttccaactGTCTTGAGTAGTGTTTGCTCAATATATTCTAGCTTATGAAATATGCTACTGCTAAGTACATAGGTTATGAAGTTTGCCAAAAatcttttacaattttttatttatcactGTGTGTTCACTACATGCACAATTGCCAAACTTGCTTAGtgctaatttttttgttaactATATTTTGTGTAAACTTGTATTTATTTGTCACTAATATTTTTGGGAGGAGGAACATCCTCATCTAGCCAAGCAAGTACTTCTTGTATTTCTTCTGGTGCCAATTCAGGAATATCAGGAAATATAGGAGTTTGTGATGAACTCCCAGGAGTAGTGGAAGGAAAAGCTTCCGGTGCTAATTCAGGAAAATCAAGAATTATAGGAGCTTGTGATGAACTTCCAGGAGTAGTAGAAAGAAAAGCTGCTGGATCTATATACCTTCTCTTTCTGGAACTATTCCTGTCACATTTGTCTCTAAGCCTCACTGTTGCTTCAGTCAAGTCTAAATTTGGATTTTGAAGTATCGCATCCCTCTCATCCTCTAGCCCCTTGATTGTCCTTTGCAGTTCAGCTTGATCCTTGATTTCACCAAATTCCTATATCACACTTTGTTATACCCCCTTCGAAAatgttaagttgaaaaagatatAGGAATATAGAAATTACCTGAACTTTTGCCAATAATCTGTCCAGACTCACGAGTTTTCGATAAGGCCAGTAGGAAATTCCCACTTCCCTAcactttttcttaaaaacttcGCGCCCAACCTGCAATTCCTCTGCAGCTTGTTCAGAAAGCAGATAAAAATATTCagaaaatttttcaaaagttaGTGTGGTAGTATCACAAAATGTTCTTCTAGTTCTCTTTCTCCCACGAAATACACTTGCATTCATAGCTGCTACATCTAGCGTTGCAGTGGTATTATCTTCCTCCACTACTACAGCAGCACCTTGATCAATAGCCACAACATCTGTACCCGGTGAAGCAATTATCTCTTTCGACTCTGGTGGAGCATTCTCAAAATTTTCGACAGCAGTAAAATCTATACTTTGTGCACTATCTCTTAACGGTGATACGATAATGTCATCCCAAAAGGAAGAGTTATCCGAAGATGAGGGATATGTCGTATTTGCCATTTCTTTTATGTAAGCTATAAAATCAAGGAGATTGATGGAATGACGAATGGTGATTTTATAGCAAAGGAGATCGTGTGAAAATTGTTCAAACAAATTAAGGGTTTCAAGGAAGGTCGTACTGTCGAAAGATATTAATTATCACCTCTTACTGTTCTCGTCCATTGCggttttcaatcatttttatcaCAAGGGAATAGTGATCTATCAGGGCTATGACTTGCTGTGAAATGGTTAGGTTGATCCTATTACTAGGGTCCCGTACTCTATTTTGTGGAGTACTCAATTTTTACTACACTTATGACACAAGCAAGCAAATGCACCATGGCGCAAATGATTCAAGAGTAAGGATTTCATTCCTATACAGCGTTTCTTTGATGAtgacaaaaagggggaaaagaatAACAGTCATTTGGTGCAAACGAAGTCTCAAAAAGGATCGCAAAGAGGTAAATATTTGGTATACATGTTCTCTATTTATTCTTGGCATATACATAGGGGGAATGAGTTTTTTAGTACAaggttgttttaatttttggtatgaagaattgtttttgttttagtttgtaTAAATGCATGATtgagaaatatattttaaaatgaattaaacCAGTCTCAATAATGCATGTAGGAATTTTATTGTCTGAAAACAATTCTTCTAGGTCAAAAATCATTGTTAAACTCATCTATGGCTAGtcgaaataaaatgaaaatttttgaagtttatatttttcaaagacTAAGCCAAATGACTGAGTATAGgatttggcatcatcaaaaagggggaaattgttaggaatatttgtaataagattttgatgagccaagaaatgtattttagtttgaaaaattagaaacccAAAATTTTCGTAAGCTAATGTACCTAAAGAGTCAAAAGTCAACTTGGAAGAATTCTTGGAGAAGGAAGGAACTTGGTTCGAATCCGATGGAggttaaatttaattggagcacAAGGAGTAACAAATGTTGAAGTAGCAGAGATGGTAAGAGACTTATAAGGTTGGCAAGTAATCCATGGTTCAAACCCTCTTAGCCACGAATTTTATGGAAACTAGAGACCTCCAGAATATTCATACTTATAAATTACTTGCAATGAAATTAGCAATAAATTTGAATGGTTTAATGGTGATGAGCTTGGTTAAAGTGGTAAGTGGACTAGTGTTTGAATCCTAGGAAAATCATTTTTGGCTGCACAATACGTGGAATAATTTGAATCAgcagtggaatatggaataatTTACAAGCAGAGAACATGTGAAATATTTCAGTGGAATAATTTGAATCTATTTTCTTTGGTTCTTAATTGTTTTTAGATTTCCATTGGCTTTGGTTTCTTTTGCAATGTCTAGCTAGCTTAGATTTGAGGATTGGATGTTCCAATCTAGTTattatgtttgatttgattCAATTCTTCCATTTATTCTAGAAATGTTGATTTACgattcatatatcttgtgtggttgatgtatATCGTGATTTGTTTCTATTTCtaaccaggataggtagtaaagttaggggaagtatagatTGCGCGATAGCGGgtctatacgagtcctaatcggccacatccccgcccttggTCCGGGAGGACGAGGctcgggaggagtggtagactaagtgttcgataaaatgccccatccgatgAGGAATTGCGAGTCCAGAGTGTGACGCCACCCGGTGATAGTGTCGTGAGCTCCCTTTACCCGCTGTGCACGCAGCTTCTCGAGTCGAGCCTGCTCCGTTAGATGACTTGAAAACCGCCTACCAGAGCTCTCGCTGTGCTCTTTTGTGTCCTTCTTTGGTCCCATGATCAAGAAGGCAAAATGGAACCTAGCCAGTTTTGGCAGCCGGTCTGGTTAGGTGTGAAAAGCACTTNGTGCACGCAGCTTCTCGAGTCGAGCCTGCTCCGTTAGATGACTTGAAAACCGCCTACCAGAGCTCTCGCTGTGCTCTTTTGTGTCCTTCTTTGGTCCCATGATCAAGAAGGCAAAATGGAACCTAGCCAGTTTTGGCAGCCGGTCTGGTTAGGTGTGAAAAGCACTTAGCAAAAAAATGGAGGAAATATGCTAGCATAATAAAAAGCGACTGAGAAGAGTAAATGAGATGGTATTAAAAACATAAAGGCCTCGACAAAGGAGAAGTGTTTACAAAAAAAGGAAGGTAGAAAGTAAAAGCTGCTAAGCTATCCTAACTATTTAATGGGCCAACAGTCGACTCTGTTGGTCTAGAGGCGAGACCAGCCGGGATAGTAGCAACAATAGTTGAGCGACGCCTCACAAGGCCGTCGAAGgcattttcatcttcatctaGATCGAGTAGGTCCATTGTGGAGCCCCAGAAAGAGCTTGTTGATTGACGGCCGAGTCCAAGTACTCGGAGCCCAAGGGAATATGCAAACCGCCATCTTGTCCCGCAGCTTGATGGTCCAAGACTGCGTCCCCCTGGTCAAGTATGAGGGTAGCTGAGTGCTGTTGTGCCTCTTCCAAAATAGCCGGGAGCCCATATGTCTCCGTTTGAAGCCTTCATAGCGGTTAGCCAAAGCAGCATAAATCGTCTTCTACATGTCCGCTTAGGCCCAACTGGTAATCTTCACTGCTCATCTCGGTTGAGAACTTCAATCCCTCTAGGGTAGCCAACCAGTCCTTAGTTATTCGCTCTGCGCTCTCTCGGGCATACTACTCGGCATCCTTTCgtgttaggaatatttgtaataagattttgatgagccaagaaatgtattttagtttgaaaaattataaaccCAAAATTTTCGTAAGCTAATGTACCTAAAGAGTCAAAAGTCAACTTGGAAGAATTCTTGGAGAAGGAAGGAACTTGGTTCGAATCCGATGGAggttaaatttaattggagcacAAGGAGTAACAAATGTTGAAGCAGCAGAGATGGTAAGAGACTTATAAGGTTGGCAAGTAATCCATGGTTCAAACCCTCTTAGCCACGAATTTTATGTTAACTAGAGACCTCCAGAATATTCATACTTATAAATTACTTGCAGTGAAATTAGCAATAAATTTGAATGGTTTAATGGTGATGAGCTTGGTTAAAGTGGTAAGTGGACTAGTGTTCGAATCCTAGGAAAATCATTTTTGGCTGCACAATACGTGGAATAATTTGAATCAGCAGTAAgcagtggaatatggaataatTTGCAAGCAGAATCAGCAGTAAgcagtggaatatggaataatTTGCAAGCAGCAACATATAACAACAAAGAGGAATAATAGTACAGCAACAACAGAACATGGAATAATTTGCAAGCAACAACAAAGAGGAATAATAGTACAGCAACAACAGAACATGGAATAATTTGCAAGCAGCAACAGTATAACAACAAAGAGGAATAGCAACAGTATAACAACAAAGAGGAATAATAGTACAGCAACAACAGAACATGTGAAATATTTCAGTGGCAAGAGGAATAAAGCAACACTAGCAAGAAATATTTCAGTGGCAAGAGGAATAAAGCAACACTAGCAATTTCAGTGGCAAGAGGAATAAAGCAACACTAGCAAGAAATATTTCAGTGGCAAGAGGAATAAAGCAACACTAGCAAGAAGCCAAAATTGGCAAGAGGAATAAAGAAGTCAGTGGAACAAACAGTACAGCATAGCAAAAGCTACAGAATATCAGGAGCACTCCAATAAATAATAGAGAGGAATAAAGCAACACTAGCAAGAAGCCAAAATTGGCAAGAGGAATAAAGAAGTCAGAAGTCAGTGGAACAAACAGTACAGCATAGCAAAAGCTACAGAATATCAGGAGCACTCCAATAAATAATAGAGCAGTACAGCATAGCAAAAGCTACAGAATATCAGGAATATCAGGAGCACTCCAATAAATAATAGAGAAGGATTATCGCAGAGCTCAAGGAGAGGAATATCAGGAGCACTCCAAACTCACTCAAGAGTTTTAATCAGCATGTGAAGCTCTTCAACGGACATATTTGCTAAGGTAAGGTAAGAAGGTCATATTTCAGCTCCACTAAGCCAGAATATCAGGACTCCACTAAGCCAGAATATCAGGACTCCACTAAGCCAGAATATCAGGAAGAATAAGGAAAGAGGAGGAAGTATAAATCACGCAAAGATGCTGACCAGAATATCAGGAAGCAAAGACAACGGATACATTTGACTGATCTGTATATTTTGAAGAGAGGAGAGACTGATGACCAGAATATCAGGAGGCATCACGCAAGAATATCTGaagatgcaaagaaaagaggaaaaagtCTGAAGAAATACAACAACGGAGTTTCAACTCACCAGACCACCTAAACCACATGGAGACTACAATCAGCACATGGGATtgacaataaagaattaattctctccaacggattaattctttcTTCATCTATAAATACAGAACACTTGAGCAAGAAGAATAAATGGAGATATACAAGTGAAAGGCAAGAAAAGCAGTGTGATACATCTGAGaatagcaaagcaagaaaaatccgaaaaaccaaaaatccatatttttagttcctgagagttggagaaaaatattttcttttactaccttgtatcaaaatttctactgagtgtagatagagggctgagtaacaagaggagcttgtgaaaaccctagggagtgtagctttgtgcgagacactcgttggtgtaggagtataACTTTGTGCGAGATACTCAAATCTCTACTGGGTGTAGATAGAAGTGCTGGGTTGGCACttggtgttcactattgtatc is a window of Ipomoea triloba cultivar NCNSP0323 chromosome 11, ASM357664v1 DNA encoding:
- the LOC115995939 gene encoding protein RKD1-like — encoded protein: MANTTYPSSSDNSSFWDDIIVSPLRDSAQSIDFTAVENFENAPPESKEIIASPGTDVVAIDQGAAVVVEEDNTTATLDVAAMNASVFRGRKRTRRTFCDTTTLTFEKFSEYFYLLSEQAAEELQVGREVFKKKCREVGISYWPYRKLVSLDRLLAKVQEFGEIKDQAELQRTIKGLEDERDAILQNPNLDLTEATVRLRDKCDRNSSRKRRYIDPAAFLSTTPGSSSQAPIILDFPELAPEAFPSTTPGSSSQTPIFPDIPELAPEEIQEVLAWLDEDVPPPKNISDK